From a single Aggregatilinea lenta genomic region:
- the dnaK gene encoding molecular chaperone DnaK: MAKIIGIDLGTTNSVMAVMEGGEPTVIPSSEGGRLIPSVVAINKQGERLVGQLARRQAVMNPENTIFSIKRFMGRKFSDPEVQKAFSSVPYKVSAASNGDVRVHLGGKTYSPPEVSAMILQKIKADAEAYLGGEVVQAVITVPAYFNDTQRQATKDAGKIAGLEVQRIINEPTASSLAYGMDKKNDETLAVYDLGGGTFDISILDVSEGLIEVRSTNGDTFLGGDDFDDRIIGWLAEEFKKEQGIDLRADRQALQRLKEAAENAKKELSTTMSAEISLPFITADASGPKHLNVTLTRAKLEDLVSDLIQRSIDPCRRALDDANLKPADVNEVLLVGGMTRMPAVQDAVKKFFGREPNKSVNPDEVVAVGAAIQAGVLGGEVKEVLLLDVTPLTLSIETLGGVATPLIDRNTTIPTKKSQTFSTASDGQTQVEIHVTQGERPMAADNKTLGRFILDGIPPAPRGVPMIEVTFDIDANGILNVAAQDKATGREQKITITASSGLSDSEIERMVREAESHAQEDAQRREQVELRNQADSMIFTAEKTLRDFGDKVPQDTRQSVEGKVEAVRKALEGTDAAAIKQASEELGQAIQDIGSRMYETAGGPADAAGAAGGPNGGSAGPDEDVIEGDFTES; the protein is encoded by the coding sequence ATGGCAAAGATTATCGGTATTGACCTGGGGACCACGAACTCGGTGATGGCCGTGATGGAAGGCGGCGAGCCGACTGTGATCCCGTCGTCCGAAGGGGGACGCCTGATCCCCTCGGTGGTCGCCATCAATAAGCAGGGCGAGCGCCTGGTGGGCCAGCTGGCACGCCGTCAGGCAGTGATGAACCCTGAGAACACGATCTTTTCGATCAAGCGCTTCATGGGCCGCAAGTTCAGCGATCCTGAAGTGCAGAAGGCTTTTTCGTCCGTGCCCTACAAGGTGAGCGCTGCGTCCAACGGCGACGTGCGCGTGCACCTGGGCGGCAAGACCTACAGCCCGCCGGAAGTGTCGGCAATGATCCTGCAGAAGATTAAAGCGGACGCGGAAGCCTACCTGGGCGGCGAAGTGGTTCAGGCCGTGATCACCGTTCCGGCCTATTTCAACGACACGCAGCGCCAGGCAACCAAGGACGCGGGTAAGATCGCGGGCCTGGAAGTGCAGCGTATCATCAACGAGCCGACAGCCTCGTCGCTGGCCTACGGCATGGACAAGAAGAATGACGAAACCCTGGCCGTGTACGACCTGGGCGGCGGTACCTTCGACATCTCGATCCTCGACGTGAGCGAGGGCCTGATCGAAGTGCGCTCAACCAACGGCGATACGTTCCTGGGTGGGGACGACTTCGACGACCGTATCATCGGCTGGCTGGCCGAAGAGTTCAAGAAGGAGCAGGGCATCGACCTGCGCGCCGACCGTCAGGCGCTCCAACGTCTGAAGGAAGCGGCGGAGAACGCCAAGAAGGAACTTTCGACCACGATGTCGGCGGAAATCAGCCTGCCGTTCATCACGGCGGATGCGTCCGGTCCGAAGCACCTGAACGTGACCCTGACGCGCGCCAAGCTGGAAGATCTGGTGTCCGACCTGATCCAGCGCTCCATTGACCCGTGCCGTCGCGCCCTTGACGACGCGAATCTCAAGCCCGCGGACGTCAATGAAGTCCTGCTGGTCGGTGGTATGACCCGTATGCCTGCCGTGCAGGACGCGGTCAAGAAGTTCTTCGGCAGGGAACCGAACAAGAGCGTGAATCCCGACGAGGTCGTGGCGGTTGGCGCGGCGATCCAGGCGGGTGTGCTCGGCGGCGAGGTGAAGGAAGTCCTGCTGCTGGACGTCACGCCGCTGACCCTGTCGATCGAAACGCTGGGTGGCGTGGCGACCCCGCTCATCGACCGCAACACGACCATCCCGACCAAGAAGAGTCAAACCTTCAGCACCGCGTCGGACGGCCAGACGCAGGTCGAAATTCACGTCACGCAGGGCGAGCGCCCGATGGCGGCGGACAACAAAACGCTGGGACGCTTCATTCTGGACGGCATTCCCCCGGCGCCCCGCGGCGTGCCGATGATCGAAGTGACCTTCGACATCGACGCGAACGGTATTCTGAACGTCGCCGCGCAGGATAAGGCGACGGGCCGCGAGCAGAAGATCACGATCACGGCCAGCAGCGGCCTGAGCGATTCCGAGATCGAGCGCATGGTGCGTGAGGCCGAGAGCCACGCTCAGGAAGACGCGCAGCGTCGCGAGCAGGTCGAGCTGCGTAACCAGGCCGACAGCATGATCTTCACGGCGGAAAAGACCCTGCGCGACTTTGGCGACAAGGTCCCGCAGGACACGCGCCAGTCCGTCGAGGGCAAGGTCGAAGCCGTGCGTAAGGCGCTGGAAGGCACCGACGCGGCCGCGATCAAGCAGGCATCCGAGGAACTCGGCCAGGCGATCCAGGACATCGGCAGCCGCATGTACGAGACGGCGGGCGGTCCTGCAGACGCCGCCGGGGCCGCGGGTGGTCCCAACGGCGGCAGCGCCGGGCCGGACGAAGACGTGATCGAAGGCGACTTTACCGAGTCGTAA
- a CDS encoding nucleotide exchange factor GrpE: protein MSRVPGETQHPNDNLRTDSVSDSVSEDEVNAPVTDATGASGQAETSDALASEEEVSLQTQISQANARAEEFLDSLQRERASFQNYKKRVEKERAEQRQQVAGDVLVKLLPVLDDFYRAIDAVPEGERDGWFNGITLILRKMERFLDEQGVKPIEALGKPFDPAFHEAIGVDPDSDAESGTVTAVLQRGYASGERVLRPAMVRVAG from the coding sequence GTGAGTAGAGTGCCAGGGGAAACCCAACACCCGAATGACAACTTGCGGACCGACTCTGTATCGGATTCCGTATCGGAAGATGAAGTGAACGCACCCGTGACGGATGCGACCGGTGCGTCGGGGCAGGCCGAGACATCTGACGCACTTGCCAGTGAGGAGGAAGTCTCGTTGCAGACACAGATTAGTCAGGCGAACGCCCGTGCCGAGGAGTTCCTCGACAGCTTGCAGCGTGAGCGGGCGTCGTTTCAGAACTACAAAAAACGGGTCGAGAAGGAACGTGCCGAGCAGCGCCAGCAGGTGGCCGGAGATGTATTGGTAAAGTTGCTGCCGGTGCTGGATGATTTCTACCGGGCGATTGACGCCGTGCCCGAAGGCGAGCGCGACGGTTGGTTCAACGGCATCACGTTGATCCTGCGCAAGATGGAGCGTTTCCTCGATGAGCAGGGCGTGAAGCCGATTGAGGCGCTTGGCAAGCCGTTCGACCCCGCGTTCCACGAAGCGATTGGCGTGGACCCGGATTCGGATGCCGAGAGCGGCACGGTGACAGCAGTCCTCCAGCGCGGCTATGCGTCCGGCGAGCGTGTGCTGCGTCCGGCGATGGTGCGCGTGGCTGGTTAG
- a CDS encoding MBL fold metallo-hydrolase, translated as MNNAMNIVNVGYDSTNYYVLADAAPRLLVDAGWPGTLPKLRRQCQRMGVTLPDLKYMLITHYHPDHAGLVQDLKNAGMTLVVIDLQIPTIPALRTHMKPGQGYLDIDLTDNCVIRLAESRAFLAEIGIAGEIIHTPGHSDDSVSLILDGGAAFTGDLTPPMMVPDDPANALYQSWQAIRAHSVTQVYPGHGPVWQLV; from the coding sequence ATGAATAACGCCATGAACATCGTCAATGTGGGCTACGACTCGACCAATTATTACGTCCTGGCGGACGCTGCGCCGCGCCTGCTGGTGGATGCCGGCTGGCCAGGCACGCTTCCAAAACTCCGGCGCCAGTGCCAGCGCATGGGCGTCACCTTGCCAGACCTCAAATATATGCTGATCACGCATTACCATCCCGATCACGCCGGGCTGGTCCAGGATCTGAAGAACGCCGGCATGACGCTGGTCGTGATCGACCTTCAGATCCCGACCATTCCCGCGCTGCGCACGCACATGAAGCCGGGCCAGGGCTACCTGGATATCGACCTCACCGACAACTGCGTTATCCGCCTCGCGGAGAGCCGCGCGTTTCTGGCGGAGATCGGCATCGCAGGCGAGATCATCCACACGCCCGGCCACTCCGACGACAGCGTGAGCCTGATCCTCGACGGTGGCGCAGCCTTTACCGGCGACCTGACGCCCCCGATGATGGTGCCGGACGATCCGGCTAATGCGCTGTACCAGAGCTGGCAGGCGATCCGCGCGCACAGCGTCACGCAGGTCTATCCGGGTCATGGACCGGTGTGGCAACTGGTATAG
- the hrcA gene encoding heat-inducible transcriptional repressor HrcA: MTLYPPPPESPPLMAEPSDLPQLTERQEQILSLIVQEYIRNPQPVGSKSLVDDFGLGVSSATVRNEMGVLEQQGLIYAPHTSAGRVPTKKGYRYFVHRLLRDVKLSSVERRRITGAFEKAPTDLEEWMRTAVVALSRTAQSAALVTLPRASESHFKHLELIATHGRLVLMVLVLRGGSVSQQILTLAEPVPQDVLSRTAQVLNLLCNALTAEQVRAKTRAHSDPLTHEVGELVADAMVQTNQQAARDVYRYGLSEILPNFNDDEAQQALHVLEEGGVLDALLTETLSPDQPDVRVVVAGEGRWEELSHLSMVLGRYGTPESRGALGVLGSTRMRYGRAISAVRYVANLMSGLLDDVFRES; encoded by the coding sequence ATGACCCTCTATCCACCGCCGCCTGAGAGTCCGCCCCTGATGGCGGAGCCGTCTGACCTGCCGCAGCTCACCGAGCGCCAGGAGCAGATCCTCTCGCTGATCGTACAGGAATATATTCGCAACCCGCAGCCGGTCGGCTCGAAGTCACTGGTGGATGACTTTGGCCTGGGTGTCAGCAGCGCGACCGTGCGCAACGAAATGGGCGTGTTGGAGCAGCAGGGACTGATCTACGCGCCGCATACGTCGGCGGGCCGCGTGCCGACCAAGAAGGGCTACCGCTACTTCGTGCACCGGCTGCTGCGCGACGTCAAACTGTCGTCCGTCGAGCGCCGCCGCATTACAGGCGCGTTCGAGAAAGCCCCCACCGATCTCGAAGAATGGATGCGCACGGCGGTCGTGGCGCTGTCGCGCACGGCGCAGTCGGCGGCGCTGGTGACTCTGCCGCGTGCATCTGAAAGCCACTTCAAGCACCTGGAATTGATCGCTACACATGGACGGCTGGTGCTGATGGTGCTCGTGCTGCGTGGCGGCAGCGTCAGCCAGCAGATCCTGACGCTGGCCGAGCCGGTCCCGCAGGACGTGCTCTCGCGCACGGCGCAGGTGCTCAACTTGCTATGTAACGCGCTGACGGCAGAACAGGTGCGCGCCAAGACGCGAGCGCACTCCGATCCGCTAACGCACGAGGTCGGTGAGCTGGTCGCGGACGCGATGGTGCAGACCAACCAGCAGGCTGCGCGCGACGTGTACCGTTACGGTCTCAGCGAGATACTGCCCAACTTCAACGACGACGAGGCGCAGCAGGCGCTGCACGTGCTCGAAGAGGGCGGCGTGCTCGACGCGCTGCTGACCGAAACGCTCTCGCCCGACCAGCCGGACGTGCGCGTGGTGGTGGCGGGCGAGGGGCGTTGGGAAGAACTCAGCCACCTGAGCATGGTCCTGGGGCGCTATGGCACGCCGGAATCGCGCGGGGCGCTGGGCGTGCTCGGCTCGACCCGCATGCGCTATGGCCGCGCGATCAGCGCCGTGCGCTACGTGGCGAACCTGATGTCCGGCCTGCTGGATGACGTGTTCCGCGAAAGCTGA
- the trxA gene encoding thioredoxin, whose translation MGEKTFEVTEATFEADVLKSETPVLIDFWAEWCTPCRMIAPLVDQLATKYGDKLRVGKVDADTNQGILMQYGILGIPTLILFKDGKPVERITGYMPLPSLEPKIAQHLG comes from the coding sequence ATGGGTGAAAAAACCTTCGAGGTCACCGAAGCCACCTTCGAAGCGGACGTTCTCAAGTCCGAAACGCCGGTCCTGATCGACTTCTGGGCCGAATGGTGCACGCCGTGTCGTATGATCGCGCCGCTGGTCGACCAGCTCGCGACCAAGTACGGTGACAAGCTGCGCGTCGGCAAGGTGGACGCCGATACGAACCAGGGCATCCTGATGCAGTACGGCATCCTGGGCATCCCGACCCTGATCCTGTTCAAGGACGGGAAGCCGGTCGAGCGCATCACGGGCTACATGCCCCTGCCCTCGCTTGAGCCGAAGATCGCCCAGCACCTGGGCTAG